TCAACGGTGCCGGGGTGCGGGCCGTGCGGAAGGCCGCTGGGGTGAATGGTGAACGACGCGATGTCAATGCCCTTTCTGCTCATGAAGTTACCGGCCACATAGTACAGAATCTCGTCTGAGTCTACGTTGGAGTGGTTGTAGGGCGCCGGGATGGCCTCAGGGTGGTAGTCAAACAGGCGGGGCACGAACGAGCAGACCACGAAGCCCTGCGTCTCAAAGGTTTGGTGCACGGGCGGTGGCTGATGAATGCGGCCGGTAATGGGCTCAAAGTCATGGATGGAAAAGGCATAGGGGTAAAAATAGCCGTCCCAGCCTACCACGTCCAGCGGAGAGAAATCATAGTGGTACTGGTGCAGAAAGCCTTCCTTCTTGATCTGGACCAGGTAATCGCCGGAGGCGTCATCAATCATCAGTTCATGGGGCGGACGGATGTCGCGCTCACAGTAGGGCGAGTGCTCCAGCAACTGCCCGAAGTGGTTGCGGTAGCGGCGAACGGTTTCCACGGGGCTATAGCTTTCGGTGATGAGCAGGCGCACGGGGCCTTCGTTCCACTTCCATTGGTGGATGATGGTTCTGGGGATGACCACGTAATCGCCGGGCTCCACTTCCAGGCGTCCCATCTGGGAGAGCAACACCCCGGAGCCTTCATGGATGAACACAATCTCATCGGCCAGGGCATTCTTATAGAAATAGGTCATCTCACGTTCCTGGGGCAGGCATATGGAGATGGTGCAGTCATTGTTCATGAGCACCGTCTTGCGGGCACTCAGATAATCCTGGCCCGTGCTCTCGCCTTTGAAGGGGCGCAGGTGGTAGGGCGCCAGGGGCACGTCTGACTTAACCGGACCGTAGGGCACCGGCTCCCCTATGCGCGTGATGCGGGTGGGCGGGTGGTTGTGGTAGAGCAACGAAGAGACGCCCGAGAAGCCGAGCGTGCCTACCAGTTGCTCATGGTACAGCGTGCCGTCTGGTTTCCGGAACTGCGTGTGCCGTTTGCGCGGGATGTTGCCTAACCTATGATAATATGCCATGTCTGTTCAATGAGGGTGGTTCCTGAAATACGTGGTCCATTGCTGGATTGGGTGAATAAGTTAGGAGTTCCTGCCCATAAACAAAAAAAGCGCCGCCGGAATAATTTCCGGCGGCGCTTTTGGTTACTTTTTGGCGGTGGTGGTCACTTTGCCAAGGCTTATCTGTTTGGCCTGTTCAAAAAGCCCCAGGGCCTTCTGGAAATCTGGGTCAATCTCGTTCAGGACCGGGTAGAAGCCTTCGGCCTCGTAGCGGCTGCGGGCAATGAACGCCTTGAGGTTATTCTGGATGGTTTTCTCTGACCGTTTCAGCTCTGCGTTGTCTATCTTGATATCGGCGCGCTTGGCCTGCTTCAGGAGAGAGGCCATCATAGCATCTGTCACCTGGAACGTCTCCCTGAAATCTGTGAGCGTAGTGGTTTCCAGTTGCTTGCGGTGCTCCCTGAAATAGTTGAGGGCGTATTCGCGCAGTACGTTCTTGCGGTACAGCTCGGTCAGCAGCTCCGTGTTATCTGTGGTGTCACGGGGCACGAACACGTCTGGCATGATACCGCCGCCGCCGTACACTACCCGCCCGCGGCTGGTTTTGTATTTAAGCGAATCATTGAACTTGATACTGTCCTGGCTGAAGAACTCGCCGTGCTTGTAGCGGTTGGCCATGTCCTGCTCATAGTCCTCAGTAGATTCTGGGTCATACGGTTTCTGGATGGAGCGCCCGCTGGGAGTGTAATACCTGGAGATGGTGAGGCGCAGCTCAGAGCCGTCTGACAATGGGATAGGCACCTGCACCAGCCCTTTCCCGAAGGAACGGCGGCCCACGATCAGGGCGCGGTCATGGTCCTGCAAGGCGCCGGCCAGAATCTCAGACGCCGAGGCGCTGCCTTCATTGATCAGCACGATCAGGTCGCCGGTCTCAAAATCGCCCTTCATCTTGGCATAATAGTCGGCGTCATATTTAGAGCCTTTGCCGTCTGTATACACCAGTTTTTTGTTTCCGGCAATGAACTCATCGGCCATGCGGGTGGCGTGGTCCAGATACCCGCCGGGGTTATCACGAAGGTCCAGGATGAGGCGCTGCAGGCCTTGCTTTTTCAGGCCGGCCAGTTTGGTTTTGAACTCCTCATAGGTTCCGTTAGAGAAACGGCTTACTTTAATATAACCGGTCTGCTTGTCAATCATGTAAGCGGCATCTACAGAAACAGACGGAATCTTACGCCGGATCACGGAGAATTGCACCGGCTTGGTTTCATTGGGGCGCAACACGGAAAGGTTCACCTTAGAACCCCGCGGGCCTCTCAGTTTCTTGAAAACCACATCATTGGAAATGTTCACCCC
This Rufibacter radiotolerans DNA region includes the following protein-coding sequences:
- a CDS encoding S41 family peptidase; this encodes MSENTDHPKIKNSLFQVRLPFFLGLAVAVGILLGATLFQPSTNNPQGTARGYLKFREILSYIDREYVDTVNTERLSEFAINKMLEKLDPHSSYIPTRDLTMARSYLESDFDGIGVEFNIFRDTLYVIAPLSGGPSEQVGIQAGDKIIKVNGENIAGVNISNDVVFKKLRGPRGSKVNLSVLRPNETKPVQFSVIRRKIPSVSVDAAYMIDKQTGYIKVSRFSNGTYEEFKTKLAGLKKQGLQRLILDLRDNPGGYLDHATRMADEFIAGNKKLVYTDGKGSKYDADYYAKMKGDFETGDLIVLINEGSASASEILAGALQDHDRALIVGRRSFGKGLVQVPIPLSDGSELRLTISRYYTPSGRSIQKPYDPESTEDYEQDMANRYKHGEFFSQDSIKFNDSLKYKTSRGRVVYGGGGIMPDVFVPRDTTDNTELLTELYRKNVLREYALNYFREHRKQLETTTLTDFRETFQVTDAMMASLLKQAKRADIKIDNAELKRSEKTIQNNLKAFIARSRYEAEGFYPVLNEIDPDFQKALGLFEQAKQISLGKVTTTAKK
- a CDS encoding homogentisate 1,2-dioxygenase, translating into MAYYHRLGNIPRKRHTQFRKPDGTLYHEQLVGTLGFSGVSSLLYHNHPPTRITRIGEPVPYGPVKSDVPLAPYHLRPFKGESTGQDYLSARKTVLMNNDCTISICLPQEREMTYFYKNALADEIVFIHEGSGVLLSQMGRLEVEPGDYVVIPRTIIHQWKWNEGPVRLLITESYSPVETVRRYRNHFGQLLEHSPYCERDIRPPHELMIDDASGDYLVQIKKEGFLHQYHYDFSPLDVVGWDGYFYPYAFSIHDFEPITGRIHQPPPVHQTFETQGFVVCSFVPRLFDYHPEAIPAPYNHSNVDSDEILYYVAGNFMSRKGIDIASFTIHPSGLPHGPHPGTVEASIGKKETHELAVMIDTFKPLYLTVEALELLDQNYPMSWNPDVAPGAPRPADMMD